In one Pyxidicoccus xibeiensis genomic region, the following are encoded:
- the nuoD gene encoding NADH dehydrogenase (quinone) subunit D, with protein MADPVKPESHAPNPDTDAYAHESELESHLQTKRMVINMGPSHPATHGTVRLKVELEGETIVKIDPEIGFLHRGFQKSCENVTWTQCLPYTDRLNYLSAMMNNFGFLNAVEKLIGLEIPERAQYIRVIGSELHRLTDHLTCVGATGLEMGGFAPFLFAMEFRELLHDRTAELTGARLTTSFGRVGGINRDLPEGWIQKVHKSLDRGLELIDEMDVLLTRNRIFVDRTKGTGVISAEDAIDFGYTGPALRACGVDYDIRKTKPYWVYDRFDFDVPVGEHGDNYDRYLVRLEEMRQSVRILRQAMDTIPAGPIIVDDWRIALPPKPEVYGTIEGVMSHFKLVMEGIQVPAGEVYDSTEASNGELGWYIVSDGGGRPYKVHVRAPGFPVLAAVPHIIEGKMLADLIPTFDTINMIGGEVEQ; from the coding sequence ATGGCTGACCCCGTCAAGCCCGAATCCCACGCTCCGAACCCCGACACCGACGCGTACGCCCACGAGTCGGAGCTGGAGTCCCACCTCCAGACCAAGCGGATGGTCATCAACATGGGCCCCTCGCACCCCGCCACGCACGGCACCGTGCGGCTGAAGGTGGAGCTCGAGGGGGAGACCATCGTCAAGATCGACCCGGAGATCGGCTTCCTCCACCGCGGCTTCCAGAAGAGCTGCGAGAACGTCACGTGGACGCAGTGCCTGCCCTACACGGACCGGCTCAACTACCTGTCCGCGATGATGAACAACTTCGGGTTCCTCAACGCCGTGGAGAAGCTCATCGGCCTGGAGATTCCCGAGCGCGCCCAGTACATCCGCGTCATCGGCTCCGAGCTGCACCGGCTGACGGACCACCTGACGTGCGTGGGCGCCACCGGCCTGGAGATGGGCGGCTTCGCGCCGTTCCTCTTCGCCATGGAGTTCCGCGAGCTGCTCCATGACCGCACCGCCGAGCTGACCGGCGCCCGCCTCACGACGAGCTTTGGCCGCGTGGGTGGCATCAACCGCGACCTGCCCGAGGGCTGGATTCAAAAGGTCCACAAGTCCCTGGACCGCGGCCTGGAGCTCATCGACGAGATGGACGTGCTCCTGACGCGCAACCGCATCTTCGTGGACCGCACCAAGGGCACCGGCGTCATCAGCGCCGAGGACGCCATCGACTTCGGCTACACCGGCCCGGCCCTGCGCGCGTGCGGCGTGGACTACGACATCCGCAAGACGAAGCCCTACTGGGTCTACGACCGGTTCGACTTCGACGTCCCGGTGGGCGAGCACGGCGACAACTACGACCGCTACCTCGTCCGCCTGGAGGAGATGCGTCAGTCGGTGCGAATCCTCCGCCAGGCGATGGACACCATCCCCGCGGGCCCCATCATCGTGGATGACTGGCGCATCGCCCTGCCGCCCAAGCCGGAGGTGTACGGCACCATCGAGGGCGTGATGTCGCACTTCAAGCTGGTGATGGAGGGCATCCAGGTGCCCGCCGGCGAGGTGTACGACTCCACGGAGGCGTCCAACGGCGAGCTGGGCTGGTACATCGTGAGCGACGGCGGTGGCCGTCCCTACAAGGTCCACGTGCGCGCCCCGGGCTTCCCGGTGCTGGCGGCCGTCCCCCACATCATCGAGGGGAAGATGCTGGCGGACCTCATCCCCACCTTTGACACCATCAACATGATCGGCGGCGAGGTCGAGCAGTGA